CATCCTGGCCGAGGCCGTCCCCGGCGTGCCGATCGGCGACCCCCGCGACGCGGAGACCGTCATCGGCCCGATGGCGGGGGAGAAGCACCTGCGCAAGGTCGAGGAGTACGTCGACCTGGCCCGCAAGGAGGGCGGCCGGATCGTCTGCGGCGGCGAGCGCCTCGACCTCGACGGCGGCTACTACTACAAGCCCACCGTGATCGCCGACCTCCCCAACGACTCCCGTGTCGTCCAGGAGGAGATCTTCGGCCCGGTCCTCACCGTCCAGCCCTTCGACTCCGAGGACGAGGCCGTCGCGCTGGCCAACTCCACGCCGTACGGCCTGGCCGCCGGCGTGCAGACCGGAAACCTCGCCCGCGCCCACCGGGTCGCCGACCGGCTGCAGGCCGGCATCGTCTGGGTCAACGACTGGGCGATGCTCGACCCGGCCGTCCCCTTCGGCGGCGTCAAGGACTCCGGATTCGGCCGCGAGTACGGCCCCGAGGCGCTCGCCTCCTACACCAAGGTCAAGTCCGTCGTCGTCTCGCTCGACTGAGCGCCCCCGTCTAGGAGCCGATCTCATGCCCACCACCACGCGTGCCGCCGTCGTCGAGTCCGCCGGCGCCCCGTTCACTCTCAGCGACGTCGTCCTGGACGACCCCGGTCCCCGTGAGGCGGTCGTCCGTCTGGTAGCGGCCGGACTGTGCCACACCGACCTCGGCGTGGCGAGCGGCGGACTGCCCTTCCCGCTGCCCGGAGTCCTCGGTCACGAGGGCGCCGGCGTCGTGGAGGCGGTCGGCTCGGCCGTCACCGGGGTGGCCCCCGGCGACCACGTCGTGCTGTCCTTCACCTCCTGCGGCGACTGCCGCAACTGTCACGGCGGCCACCCCGCCTACTGCGCGGCCTGGCTGCCGCTGAACCTCATCGGCGGCCGCCGGACCGACGGCTCCAGCACCGTCAGCCGGGACGGCGAGCCCCTCGGCGGCCACTTCTTCGGCCAGTCCTCCTTCGCCGAACGGGCGCTGGTGGACGAGCGCAGCCTCGTCAAGGTCGACCCGGACGTGCCGCTGGAGTCGATCGCCCCGCTGGGCTGCGGGGTGCAGACCGGCGTCGGCGCCGTGTGGAACGTGATCCGGCCGACGACCGGCAGCACCGTCGTCGTCCTCGGCGCCGGAGCCGTCGGCCTGTCGGCGGTCATGGCCGCCGCCCTCACCCCGGCCACCACGATCATCGCCGTCGACAAGGTCGCCGAACGCCTGGCACTGGCGAAGGAGCTGGGCGCGACCCACACCGTCGACGCCGGCCAGAGCGCCCTCGGCGAGGCGATCGCCGAGATCACCGGCGGCCAGGGCGCCGACGGCATCGTGGAGACCACGGGCAGTACGGCCGTCCTGCGTCAGGGCGTCGACGCGCTCGCCGCCCGCGGCACCCTGGTCGTCGTCGGCGCCCCGCCCTTCGGCAGCGAAGTCGCCCTGGACGTCAACGGATTGCTCGCCGGGAAGCGGGTCGTCGGCCTCACCCTCGGCGACAGCGAGACGCAGACGTTCATCCCGGCCCTCGTCAAGCTGGTCAAGGAGGGACGGCTCCCGCTGGACCGCCTGATCGGGACGTACGCCTTCGCCGACATCGGCCAGGCGGTCCAGGACATGACCTCGGGCAAGACCATCAAGCCGGTGCTCACCTTCTGACGGGCCTCTCCGGGTACGGGCTACCGGCTACGGGCTACCGGCTGCCGGTAGCCCGTCAGTCGACCGTCAGGACCAGCTTCCCGGTGGTCCGGCCGGTGTCGCCGAGCCTGTGCGCCTCGGCGGCATCGGCCAGCGGGAAGGCGCCCGCGATCGTGGCGCGCAGCCGACCCGCCTCGACCAGTTCGGCGATCGCCCGCATCCCGGCCCGGTCGGCGTCCACGAGCACCCACACAGCCCGGACGCCGAGCCGATCGGCCTCCTCGTAGTACTCGTTCGAACGCACGGGCAGGATCGACACCACGATGCCGC
This window of the Streptomyces sp. NBC_01275 genome carries:
- a CDS encoding NAD(P)-dependent alcohol dehydrogenase, with the translated sequence MPTTTRAAVVESAGAPFTLSDVVLDDPGPREAVVRLVAAGLCHTDLGVASGGLPFPLPGVLGHEGAGVVEAVGSAVTGVAPGDHVVLSFTSCGDCRNCHGGHPAYCAAWLPLNLIGGRRTDGSSTVSRDGEPLGGHFFGQSSFAERALVDERSLVKVDPDVPLESIAPLGCGVQTGVGAVWNVIRPTTGSTVVVLGAGAVGLSAVMAAALTPATTIIAVDKVAERLALAKELGATHTVDAGQSALGEAIAEITGGQGADGIVETTGSTAVLRQGVDALAARGTLVVVGAPPFGSEVALDVNGLLAGKRVVGLTLGDSETQTFIPALVKLVKEGRLPLDRLIGTYAFADIGQAVQDMTSGKTIKPVLTF